In a genomic window of Pieris brassicae chromosome 7, ilPieBrab1.1, whole genome shotgun sequence:
- the LOC123712045 gene encoding sodium/potassium-transporting ATPase subunit beta-1-like — protein sequence MFKRKSRDPSIPFPPPTTSKDFRTIASTDELSEPCRKKFFRYIYDKEKNLYCGRSCMSWISIIVYSILYLIFLCTYTLLFLYGSLSLIKYLEKYENIDKIELMTYSQQGIGLSATPTSVNTQPIISYKAYTDDDKQYVDELDSFFKRRKRSSDLGPCGSSPFGYWNKPCIIIRINKQLGWSTKPLRNDTNDIPQDVKNWMKTDQKLWLHCHGFHSYDKEHIGNIIYYPDPPGFDPGLFPINMTDDTPLVAVQITNFTLGISLAVECTLYYDGGSSSVAFLLYVTPKRKVILSV from the coding sequence atgtttaagagGAAGTCAAGGGATCCATCAATTCCGTTTCCACCACCGACTACATCAAAGGATTTTCGAACTATTGCATCAACGGACGAACTGAGTGAGCCATGCAGGAAGAAATTCTTTCGATATATTTACGATAAAGAGAAAAACTTATATTGCGGAAGATCGTGTATGAGTTGGATTTCCATTATCGTTTATTccatactttatttaatatttctttgcaCATACAccttattatttctatatggATCGCTATCTTTGATAAAGTATTTGGAAAAATATGAGAACATCGACAAAATCGAACTCATGACATATTCACAACAAGGCATAGGGCTATCAGCAACGCCGACATCAGTTAATACTCAACCGATTATATCATATAAGGCTTACACTGATGATGATAAGCAATACGTTGATGAATTGGATTCATTCTTTAAGCGAAGAAAGAGATCGAGTGATCTGGGACCTTGTGGGTCTTCTCCATTTGGTTATTGGAACAAGCCTTGTATAATCATACGTATAAACAAGCAACTAGGCTGGTCAACAAAACCATTGAGAAATGATACCAATGATATACCTCAGGATGTTAAGAATTGGATGAAGACAGACCAGAAGCTATGGCTACATTGTCATGGTTTCCACTCGTATGATAAAGAGCATATTggaaacataatttattatccgGATCCGCCTGGTTTTGATCCAGGCTTGTTTCCAATTAATATGACAGATGATACACCATTAGTGGCGGTACAgataacaaattttacactTGGGATATCGTTGGCGGTGGAGTGTACGTTGTACTACGACGGCGGTTCGTCATCTGTTGCGTTTTTACTGTATGTCACTCCCAAGAGGAAAgtaattttaagtgtgtaa
- the LOC123712077 gene encoding uncharacterized protein LOC123712077 — MPVFNAKVMWSRKQSVCSAVSGVSRADEHDGIGDLHLYPFAFALRVRVLQIVCGIGGLVVGAVGWLEERQKPVLGLGVPAGAVTVLAAALSVYYSRGFGGWVSARSRTSRSWGPPWRVLGPSACAAVPLTILWTAALGAHVAMFVFCTRTLMNIGCGSKTCIGVAVAQLSISVTTLATAVYMVQLDLRYDAALSPPRRSDAHTCTAVSMVPLTSVAVNSGASADGPDNSPLNKDHKDHPPPSEPT, encoded by the exons ATGCCCG TATTTAACGCGAAGGTCATGTGGTCGCGCAAGCAGTCAGTGTGCAGCGCAGTGAGTGGAGTCTCAAGAGCTGATGAGCATGACGGCATTGGAGATTTGCATTTGTACCCATTTGCGTTTGCGCTCCGAGTCCGTGTCTTACAG ATAGTGTGTGGAATAGGCGGCTTAGTGGTTGGAGCTGTGGGTTGGTTAGAAGAAAGACAAAAACCTGTACTTGGACTGGGAGTACCCGCGGGAGCAGTCACCGTGTTAGCTGCTG CATTATCAGTATACTACAGCCGAGGGTTTGGTGGGTGGGTCTCAGCTAGATCCAGAACTTCAAGATCTTGGGGTCCTCCTTGGAGGGTTCTGGGACCATCAGCGTGCGCTGCGGTGCCCCTCACAATACTATGGACAGCTGCTCTTGGGGCACACGTGGCTATGTTCGTCTTTTGTACAAGAACACTTATGAATATTGG ATGCGGTTCGAAAACTTGTATCGGTGTTGCAGTAGCTCAATTGTCGATTTCAGTAACAACTTTAGCAACTGCTGTCTACATGGTACAACTGGACTTGAGATATGATGCTGCACTATCACCACCACGCCGCTCAGATGCGCATACATGCACTGCTGTGTCTATG GTACCACTTACATCAGTCGCAGTGAACAGTGGTGCCAGCGCTGATGGGCCGGATAACAGCCCACTAAATAAAGACCACAAGGATCATCCACCTCCTTCTGAACCCACTTGA